One part of the Segnochrobactrum spirostomi genome encodes these proteins:
- a CDS encoding acetyl-CoA C-acetyltransferase, with translation MSQSIVIASAARTPVGSFNGSLSTLPAHALGAAVIKDVVARAGVAPEEVSEVILGQVLTAAQGQNPARQASIGAGLSKETTAWGLNQVCGSGLRAVALGLQQIAGGDAEIVVAGGQESMSQATHAAYLRAGHKMGDLSLIDTMIKDGLWDAFNGYHMGVTAENVARQWQITRDEQDAFAVASQNKAEAARAAGRFKDEIVPITIKDRKGDKIVEDDEYIRAGATLEAVAKLRPAFDKDGTVTAGNASGINDGAAAAVLMTEAEAVRRGLAPLARIASWATAGVDPAVMGSGPIPASRKALARAGWSVEDLDLVEANEAFAAQACAVNKDMGWNPAIVNVNGGAIAIGHPIGASGARVLVTLLHELKRRGGKKGLATLCIGGGMGIAMCVEAL, from the coding sequence ATGAGTCAGTCCATCGTCATCGCCAGCGCGGCGCGCACGCCGGTCGGCAGCTTCAACGGATCGCTCTCGACGCTGCCGGCGCATGCGCTCGGCGCCGCGGTGATCAAGGACGTGGTGGCGCGCGCGGGCGTCGCCCCGGAAGAGGTGAGCGAGGTCATTCTCGGCCAGGTGCTGACCGCCGCCCAGGGCCAGAACCCGGCCCGTCAGGCCTCGATCGGTGCCGGCCTGTCGAAGGAGACGACCGCCTGGGGTCTCAACCAGGTGTGCGGTTCGGGTCTGCGCGCCGTCGCGCTCGGCCTTCAGCAGATCGCCGGTGGCGACGCCGAGATCGTCGTGGCGGGCGGCCAGGAGAGCATGAGTCAGGCGACCCATGCCGCCTATCTGCGCGCCGGCCACAAGATGGGCGACCTCAGCCTCATCGACACGATGATCAAGGACGGTCTGTGGGACGCCTTCAACGGCTACCACATGGGCGTCACCGCCGAGAACGTCGCCCGCCAGTGGCAGATCACCCGCGACGAGCAGGACGCCTTCGCGGTCGCCTCTCAGAACAAGGCCGAGGCCGCCCGCGCCGCCGGCCGCTTCAAGGACGAGATCGTCCCGATCACCATCAAGGACCGCAAGGGCGACAAGATCGTCGAGGACGACGAGTACATTCGCGCCGGTGCGACCCTCGAGGCGGTCGCCAAGCTGCGCCCGGCCTTCGACAAGGACGGCACGGTGACGGCCGGCAACGCCTCCGGCATCAACGACGGTGCCGCCGCCGCGGTGCTCATGACCGAGGCCGAAGCTGTGCGCCGCGGCCTCGCCCCGCTCGCCCGCATCGCCTCGTGGGCGACCGCCGGCGTCGACCCGGCGGTGATGGGCTCGGGCCCGATCCCTGCGTCCCGCAAGGCGCTCGCCCGCGCCGGCTGGAGCGTCGAGGACCTCGACCTCGTCGAAGCCAACGAGGCCTTCGCCGCCCAGGCCTGCGCCGTCAACAAGGACATGGGCTGGAACCCGGCGATCGTGAACGTCAACGGCGGCGCGATCGCGATCGGCCACCCGATCGGCGCATCCGGCGCCCGCGTGCTCGTCACCCTGCTGCACGAGTTGAAGCGCCGCGGTGGCAAGAAGGGCCTCGCCACGCTCTGCATCGGCGGCGGCATGGGTATCGCCATGTGCGTGGAAGCGCTCTGA
- the phbB gene encoding acetoacetyl-CoA reductase encodes MSKVALVTGGTRGIGAAIATGLKIAGFDVAANFAGNVEKAHAFRDETGIPVFKWDVSDVKASAEGIAAVEREVGPISVLVNNAGITRDGWFHKMDYDAWSAVLRTNLDSLYAVTRPVIEGMRERGFGRIINISSINGQKGQIGQVNYSASKAGIIGFTKALALESARKGITVNCICPGYVDTDMVQAVPEKVLEGIIAGIPAGRLGQASEIAALVNYLASDASGFMTGSVLTINGGQYLANG; translated from the coding sequence ATGAGCAAGGTCGCCCTCGTCACCGGAGGCACCCGCGGCATCGGCGCCGCGATCGCGACGGGCCTCAAGATCGCCGGCTTCGACGTCGCCGCGAATTTCGCCGGCAATGTCGAGAAGGCGCATGCGTTTCGCGACGAGACCGGCATCCCGGTCTTCAAGTGGGACGTCAGTGACGTGAAGGCGTCCGCCGAGGGCATCGCCGCCGTGGAGCGCGAGGTCGGCCCCATCTCGGTGCTCGTCAACAATGCCGGAATCACGCGAGACGGCTGGTTCCACAAGATGGATTACGACGCGTGGTCGGCGGTGCTGCGCACCAACCTCGATTCGCTCTATGCGGTGACCCGGCCGGTCATCGAGGGCATGCGCGAGCGTGGCTTCGGCCGCATCATCAACATCTCTTCGATCAACGGCCAGAAAGGCCAGATCGGCCAGGTGAACTATTCCGCCTCGAAGGCCGGCATCATCGGCTTCACCAAGGCGCTCGCCCTCGAAAGCGCTCGCAAGGGCATCACCGTGAACTGCATCTGCCCGGGCTATGTCGACACCGACATGGTCCAGGCGGTGCCGGAGAAGGTGCTCGAAGGCATCATCGCCGGCATTCCGGCCGGCCGCCTCGGTCAGGCGTCGGAGATCGCGGCGCTCGTCAATTATCTCGCCTCGGACGCCTCCGGCTTCATGACCGGCTCGGTGCTGACGATCAACGGCGGGCAATATCTGGCGAACGGCTGA
- the yddG gene encoding aromatic amino acid exporter YddG — MTRSSATLVGLTAILMWSMLALMTAASGAVPPFLMNALCFGISGVVGLAIVRARQGSFAVLRQPWPVWALGVGGLFGYHFLYFTALKAAPPAEASLICYLWPLLIVLLSGLLPGERLKPHHIAGALLGLVGAALIVTKGGTALALSPANAFGYGVALAAALVWAGYSVLSRRFAGVPSEAVVGFCLATAILSALFHMIGEPAIWPARLGEWLAVVGLGLLPVGLAFFTWDIGMKRGDIQVLGAAAYAAPLLSTLLLVAFGFAAPTWSLAAACVLISGGGLIAAKDMLRRRG; from the coding sequence ATGACCCGCTCGTCCGCCACGCTCGTCGGCCTCACCGCGATCCTGATGTGGTCGATGCTGGCATTGATGACCGCGGCGTCCGGGGCGGTGCCGCCGTTCCTGATGAACGCGCTCTGCTTCGGCATCTCGGGTGTCGTGGGGCTCGCGATCGTCCGGGCGCGGCAGGGCTCGTTCGCGGTGCTGCGCCAGCCGTGGCCGGTGTGGGCGCTCGGGGTCGGCGGCCTATTCGGCTACCATTTCCTCTATTTTACCGCGCTCAAGGCGGCGCCGCCGGCCGAGGCGAGCCTGATCTGCTATCTCTGGCCGCTGCTGATCGTGCTGCTCTCCGGCCTGTTGCCGGGCGAACGGCTGAAGCCGCACCACATCGCGGGCGCGCTGTTGGGGCTCGTCGGGGCGGCTTTGATCGTCACCAAGGGCGGCACCGCGCTCGCGCTGTCGCCGGCGAACGCCTTCGGCTACGGCGTCGCGCTCGCCGCGGCGTTGGTGTGGGCGGGCTATTCGGTGCTGTCGCGGCGCTTCGCCGGCGTGCCGAGCGAGGCGGTGGTGGGCTTCTGCCTCGCGACCGCGATCCTCTCCGCCCTCTTCCACATGATCGGGGAACCGGCGATCTGGCCGGCGCGCCTCGGCGAATGGCTCGCCGTGGTCGGGCTCGGCCTGTTGCCGGTCGGCCTCGCGTTCTTCACCTGGGACATCGGCATGAAGCGCGGCGACATCCAGGTGCTCGGCGCCGCCGCCTATGCGGCGCCGCTGCTGTCCACCTTGCTGCTCGTCGCCTTCGGCTTCGCGGCACCGACCTGGAGCCTCGCCGCCGCCTGCGTGCTGATTTCCGGCGGCGGCCTCATCGCGGCGAAGGACATGCTGCGCCGGCGCGGGTGA
- the rpmE gene encoding 50S ribosomal protein L31, giving the protein MKKDIHPDYHRIKVVMTDGTEYFTHSTWGKEGDVMTLDIDPRTHPAWTGGQQQLLDRGGRVSRFKNKYGNLLG; this is encoded by the coding sequence ATGAAGAAGGACATCCACCCCGATTATCACCGCATCAAGGTGGTGATGACCGACGGCACCGAATATTTCACGCACTCGACCTGGGGCAAGGAAGGCGATGTCATGACGCTCGACATCGACCCGCGCACCCATCCGGCGTGGACCGGCGGCCAGCAGCAGCTTCTCGACCGCGGTGGCCGCGTGTCGCGCTTCAAGAACAAGTACGGCAACCTGCTCGGCTGA
- a CDS encoding ABC transporter transmembrane domain-containing protein — protein sequence MRPLRLLVPFVARYRGHVAGALVALVAAATATLAVPLALRRVIDHGFVADNAALVNSYFLWLIGVVAVLAAASASRYYLVTWLGERVVADVRAAVFAHVVRLSPAFFDRTMSGEIVSRLTADTTQVKSAVGSSASVALRNLVLFLGAAVMMVVTSPSLSALVLAAIPVIVLPLVGFGRAVRRRSREAQDVLAESSGFATEAVGAVRSLQAFTSEDYAAARYRDGVERAFVAARGAMRARAILTAIGIFLVFSSIVVVLWMGAQDVLAGRVTPGALGQFVLYAVFAAGGLGELSQTWGEISQAAGAAERLGELLAEHSEVADPANPVALPAGRDATLAFEDVSFAYKAGAGPALKDVSFRVSAGETVAIVGPSGAGKSTLFALALRSYDPNAGRVVIDGVDLRATSLAALRRRIAIVPQDTTILAASVTENIRFGRPDADPAAVRAAAAAARVDAIAARLPQGYDTIVGERGVTLSGGERQRIAIARAILKDAPILLLDEATSALDAESEAAVQAALDELRRGRATLVIAHRLATVLNADRILVLEGGRIVEEGDHASLVARGGLYARLAQLQFEAGAEALDQSRAALG from the coding sequence ATGCGTCCCCTGCGCCTGCTCGTGCCCTTCGTCGCGCGCTATCGCGGCCATGTCGCCGGTGCGCTCGTCGCCCTCGTCGCGGCGGCGACCGCGACGCTCGCCGTGCCGCTGGCGCTGCGCCGGGTCATCGACCATGGCTTCGTCGCCGACAACGCGGCCCTGGTGAACAGCTATTTCCTCTGGCTGATCGGCGTCGTCGCCGTTCTCGCGGCGGCGAGCGCCTCGCGCTATTACCTCGTCACCTGGCTCGGCGAGCGGGTGGTGGCCGATGTGCGCGCCGCCGTGTTCGCCCATGTGGTGCGGCTTTCGCCCGCCTTCTTCGACCGCACCATGTCCGGCGAGATCGTGTCGCGGCTCACCGCCGACACCACCCAGGTCAAGAGCGCGGTCGGCTCGTCCGCCTCGGTCGCGCTGCGCAATCTCGTGCTCTTCCTCGGCGCCGCGGTGATGATGGTGGTGACGAGCCCGAGCCTTTCCGCGCTCGTGCTCGCCGCCATCCCGGTGATCGTGTTGCCCCTCGTCGGCTTCGGCCGGGCGGTACGCCGCCGCTCCCGCGAGGCGCAGGACGTGCTCGCCGAAAGCTCCGGCTTCGCTACCGAGGCGGTCGGAGCGGTGCGCAGCCTCCAGGCCTTCACCAGCGAGGATTATGCGGCGGCGCGCTATCGCGACGGTGTGGAGCGGGCCTTCGTCGCTGCCCGCGGCGCCATGCGCGCCCGCGCCATTCTGACCGCGATCGGCATCTTCCTCGTCTTCTCGAGCATCGTCGTCGTGCTGTGGATGGGCGCGCAGGACGTGCTCGCCGGCCGCGTCACGCCGGGCGCCCTCGGCCAGTTCGTGCTCTATGCCGTGTTCGCGGCGGGCGGGCTCGGCGAACTCTCCCAGACCTGGGGCGAGATCTCCCAGGCGGCCGGTGCGGCCGAACGGCTCGGCGAACTCCTCGCCGAGCACTCCGAGGTCGCCGATCCGGCGAACCCGGTGGCGCTTCCGGCCGGCCGCGACGCCACGCTCGCCTTCGAGGACGTCAGCTTCGCCTACAAGGCGGGGGCGGGACCGGCGCTCAAGGACGTCAGCTTCCGCGTCTCGGCCGGGGAGACGGTCGCGATCGTCGGCCCCTCGGGCGCCGGCAAGTCGACCCTGTTCGCCCTCGCGCTGCGTTCCTACGACCCGAATGCGGGCCGCGTCGTCATCGACGGCGTCGATCTGCGCGCCACCTCGCTCGCGGCCCTGCGCCGGCGCATCGCCATCGTGCCCCAGGACACCACGATCCTCGCCGCGAGCGTGACCGAGAACATCCGCTTCGGCCGTCCCGACGCCGACCCGGCCGCCGTGCGTGCCGCCGCGGCGGCGGCACGGGTGGACGCCATCGCGGCGCGGCTGCCGCAGGGCTACGACACCATCGTCGGCGAGCGCGGCGTCACCCTCTCGGGCGGCGAGCGCCAGCGCATCGCCATTGCCCGGGCGATCCTCAAGGACGCTCCGATCCTGCTCCTCGACGAGGCGACGAGTGCGCTCGACGCCGAGAGCGAGGCGGCGGTGCAGGCCGCCCTCGACGAACTGCGCCGCGGCCGGGCGACCCTCGTCATCGCCCACCGCCTCGCAACGGTGCTCAACGCCGACCGCATCCTGGTCCTCGAAGGCGGCCGCATCGTCGAGGAAGGCGACCACGCGAGCTTGGTCGCCCGCGGTGGCCTCTATGCCCGTCTCGCCCAATTGCAGTTCGAGGCCGGCGCCGAAGCGCTCGACCAGAGCCGGGCGGCCCTGGGCTGA
- a CDS encoding ester cyclase → MPNDTTILYDRYIACLNARDWERLGEFVADGAIHNGRRLGVDGYRAMLEENCRDIPDLQFNLALVVADEGHIASRIRLDCVPIGEFLGLPVNGRRVVFHEHAFYTLVAGKIAEVFSLIDKAAIEAQLGL, encoded by the coding sequence ATGCCGAACGACACGACCATCCTCTACGACCGCTACATCGCCTGCCTGAATGCCCGGGACTGGGAAAGGCTCGGTGAATTCGTGGCGGATGGCGCCATTCACAATGGGCGGCGTCTCGGGGTGGACGGCTATCGCGCCATGCTCGAAGAGAATTGCCGTGATATCCCAGACCTCCAGTTCAACCTCGCTCTCGTCGTGGCGGATGAGGGTCATATCGCATCCAGGATACGCCTCGATTGCGTACCGATCGGCGAATTCCTCGGTCTACCGGTCAACGGAAGGCGCGTGGTCTTCCATGAGCACGCCTTCTACACCCTCGTCGCAGGCAAGATCGCCGAGGTGTTCTCCCTGATCGACAAGGCGGCGATCGAAGCTCAGCTCGGGCTCTAG
- a CDS encoding peptidoglycan -binding protein: MKMPLSRRRVATVDQWPGYVDALSTLLMVFVFLLSVFMVAQFFLSREVTNKDTVLTRLNAQIAELTQLLSLERAAKGDMQNQLSQLQASLDSATAERDRLQGLLSSAEGVAGSAGGELGALKSALTNQQQVSRDALAQVELLNQQISALRRQIAALETALGASEQKDKESQTQIADLGRRLNVALAQKVQELTRYRSDFFGRLREILADRPDIRVVGDRFVFQSEVLFSSGSDVINGEGRVDLDKLADAILQLEKEIPPEISWVLRVDGHTDSRPLSGAGRFRNNWDLSAARAIAVVQYLISKGVSPDHLAAAAFGEYQPLDTADTDDARAKNRRIELKLTER; this comes from the coding sequence ATGAAGATGCCGCTCTCGCGCCGCCGCGTGGCGACCGTCGATCAATGGCCGGGTTATGTCGACGCCCTGTCGACCCTGCTCATGGTCTTCGTGTTCCTGCTCTCCGTGTTCATGGTCGCGCAGTTCTTCCTGAGCCGCGAAGTCACCAACAAGGACACGGTGCTGACGCGCCTCAACGCCCAGATCGCCGAGCTGACCCAGCTCCTGTCGCTGGAGCGGGCCGCCAAGGGTGACATGCAGAACCAACTGAGCCAGCTCCAGGCGAGCCTCGATTCGGCGACCGCAGAGCGCGACCGCCTGCAGGGGCTGCTCAGCAGCGCCGAAGGCGTCGCCGGCTCGGCAGGCGGCGAGCTCGGCGCTCTCAAGAGCGCGCTCACCAACCAGCAGCAGGTGAGCCGCGACGCCCTCGCGCAGGTCGAGCTTCTCAACCAGCAGATTTCCGCGCTGCGCCGGCAGATCGCCGCGCTCGAGACGGCGCTTGGCGCCTCCGAGCAGAAGGACAAGGAATCCCAGACCCAGATCGCCGATCTCGGCCGCCGCCTCAACGTCGCGCTCGCCCAGAAGGTCCAGGAGCTGACGCGCTACCGCTCCGACTTCTTCGGCCGGCTGCGTGAGATCCTCGCCGACCGTCCCGACATCCGCGTCGTCGGCGACCGCTTCGTGTTCCAGTCGGAAGTGCTGTTCTCGTCCGGCTCCGACGTGATCAACGGCGAAGGCCGGGTCGATCTCGACAAGCTCGCCGACGCGATCCTCCAGCTCGAGAAGGAGATCCCGCCGGAGATCAGTTGGGTGCTGCGCGTCGACGGGCACACCGATTCGCGCCCCTTGAGCGGCGCCGGCCGGTTCCGCAACAACTGGGACCTCTCGGCCGCCCGCGCCATCGCCGTGGTGCAATATCTGATCTCGAAGGGCGTCTCGCCGGATCACCTGGCCGCCGCCGCCTTCGGCGAATATCAGCCGCTCGACACCGCCGACACCGACGACGCCCGCGCCAAGAACCGCCGCATCGAGCTCAAGCTGACGGAGCGCTGA
- a CDS encoding flagellar motor protein MotA, producing MARASDPYRLSRPQVFLWRMVVFLVIVACIGVVLYRSIATAFMANPGLNGLIFGVLGIGIVLAFRQVVRLFPEVAWVNSYRTGQQSIQVRRPPVLLAPMATLLGDRLGDRVLSAPALKTILDSIGTRLDEARDIARYLTGLLVFLGLLGTFWGLLQTVSSVGATIGSLDVSSQDAAVLFEDLKAGLAAPLSGMGIAFSSSLFGLSSSLILGFLDLQAGQAQNRFYTDLEDWLSSVTDIVSSGDAVPLAPPTDMREALDRLAAVVQDSASGRNATAAMANLAEGIQGLVQHLRAERQILRDWTEAQARQQDRIEKFLETLSGAVERERG from the coding sequence ATGGCGCGCGCATCCGATCCCTATCGTCTGTCCCGGCCGCAGGTCTTCCTGTGGCGCATGGTCGTTTTCCTGGTGATCGTCGCCTGCATCGGCGTCGTGCTCTACCGCTCCATCGCGACCGCCTTCATGGCCAATCCGGGCCTCAACGGGCTGATCTTCGGCGTGCTCGGCATCGGCATCGTGCTCGCCTTCCGCCAGGTGGTCCGGCTGTTCCCCGAGGTCGCGTGGGTCAATTCCTACCGCACCGGCCAGCAGAGCATCCAGGTTCGCCGCCCGCCGGTGCTGCTCGCCCCGATGGCGACGCTGCTCGGCGACCGGCTCGGCGACCGCGTGCTCTCCGCCCCGGCGCTCAAGACCATTCTCGATTCGATCGGCACCCGCCTCGACGAAGCTCGCGATATCGCCCGCTATCTGACGGGCCTGCTCGTCTTCCTTGGCCTGCTCGGCACGTTCTGGGGTCTGCTGCAGACGGTGTCGTCTGTCGGCGCCACCATCGGCTCGCTCGACGTCAGCTCGCAGGATGCAGCGGTGCTGTTCGAGGATCTGAAGGCCGGCCTCGCTGCGCCGCTCTCCGGCATGGGCATCGCCTTCTCGTCCTCGCTGTTCGGCCTCTCGAGCTCGCTGATCCTCGGCTTCCTCGACCTTCAGGCCGGTCAGGCGCAGAACCGCTTCTACACCGATCTCGAAGATTGGCTGTCGAGCGTCACCGACATCGTCTCGAGCGGCGACGCCGTGCCCCTCGCCCCGCCGACCGACATGCGCGAGGCGCTCGACCGGCTCGCCGCCGTGGTCCAGGACAGCGCCTCGGGGCGCAACGCCACCGCCGCGATGGCGAACCTCGCCGAGGGTATTCAGGGCCTCGTCCAGCATCTGCGCGCCGAGCGCCAGATCCTGCGCGATTGGACCGAGGCCCAAGCGCGCCAGCAGGACCGCATCGAGAAATTCCTCGAAACCCTGTCGGGCGCCGTCGAGCGCGAGCGCGGCTGA
- a CDS encoding inositol monophosphatase family protein has protein sequence MARSALLNVMVQAALKAGRGLVRDFGEVEQLQVSRKGPGDFVSAADKRAETTIRQELEKARPGWGFKMEESGVIVGTDQSHTWHVDPLDGTSNFLHGVPIFAVSIGLERQGQIVAGVVYNPIMDELYVAERGGGAFLNDRRLRVAQRRDLEDCVVGTGIPHLGRPEQGRALLEMREIMGDVAGVRRFGAAAIDLCWVASGRLDGFWEHGVHPWDIAAGLLIVREAGGFVSDFAGRDDMFSTGNIVAGNEAIHGALLGKLKAVHARG, from the coding sequence ATGGCCCGCTCCGCCCTTCTCAACGTCATGGTCCAAGCCGCCCTCAAGGCCGGCCGCGGGCTGGTCCGCGATTTCGGCGAGGTCGAGCAGCTCCAGGTCTCCCGCAAGGGACCGGGCGATTTCGTCTCCGCCGCCGACAAGCGCGCGGAGACGACGATCCGCCAGGAGCTCGAGAAGGCGCGGCCGGGCTGGGGCTTCAAGATGGAGGAATCGGGCGTCATCGTCGGCACCGACCAGAGCCACACCTGGCATGTCGATCCGCTCGACGGCACCTCGAACTTCCTGCACGGCGTGCCGATCTTCGCCGTCTCGATCGGCCTCGAACGTCAGGGGCAGATCGTCGCGGGCGTCGTCTACAATCCGATCATGGACGAGCTCTATGTCGCCGAGCGCGGCGGCGGCGCGTTCCTCAACGACCGGCGCCTGCGGGTCGCCCAGCGCCGCGATCTCGAGGATTGCGTCGTCGGCACCGGCATCCCCCATCTCGGCCGTCCCGAGCAAGGCCGCGCCCTGCTCGAAATGCGCGAGATCATGGGCGACGTCGCCGGCGTGCGACGCTTCGGCGCCGCGGCGATCGACCTTTGCTGGGTCGCCTCGGGCCGTCTCGACGGCTTCTGGGAGCACGGGGTGCACCCGTGGGATATCGCCGCCGGCCTCCTCATCGTGCGCGAGGCGGGCGGTTTCGTCTCCGACTTCGCCGGCCGCGACGACATGTTCTCGACCGGCAACATCGTGGCCGGCAACGAGGCGATCCACGGCGCCCTGCTCGGCAAGCTGAAGGCCGTCCACGCCCGCGGCTGA